One genomic segment of Flagellimonas marinaquae includes these proteins:
- a CDS encoding geranylgeranylglycerol-phosphate geranylgeranyltransferase, with protein sequence MLNRKNKLLLFKLLSLFSVVRGYNILVITLAQYLASIYILAPDIPLGEVVLDANLFMIVTASALTIASGYIINNFYDAEKDLINKPTKSMLDRLVSQRFKLTTYFILNFLTVFAASYISFRAVLFFSSYIFGIWIYSHKLKRIPFIGNLVSSTLAIAPFFVVFVYYRNFQAVIFVHAIFLFLLILAREMIKDLENMAGDMAQNYRTIPILYGPKTSKTMISLFIVLTLIPALLLIKTFDVGYMYLYFAACIVLLVLFLVLLWRADAKKHYVWLHNIIKFIIVAGVFSILLIDVEVVLNRIL encoded by the coding sequence ATGCTCAATAGAAAAAACAAACTCTTGCTTTTTAAGCTGTTGAGTCTGTTCTCTGTGGTTAGAGGGTACAATATTCTTGTTATTACCCTAGCACAGTATTTGGCTTCCATTTATATTTTGGCACCCGATATTCCTCTTGGTGAAGTGGTTTTGGACGCAAATCTATTTATGATCGTTACGGCCTCTGCACTTACCATAGCCAGTGGGTATATCATCAATAATTTCTACGATGCCGAGAAGGATTTAATCAACAAGCCCACGAAGAGTATGTTGGATCGTTTGGTAAGCCAACGTTTTAAGCTCACCACCTATTTCATACTTAATTTTTTGACCGTTTTTGCAGCAAGCTATATTTCGTTCAGAGCAGTGCTGTTTTTCTCTTCCTATATTTTTGGTATTTGGATCTACTCGCACAAGCTTAAACGCATTCCGTTTATAGGTAATTTGGTATCGTCCACATTGGCAATTGCGCCATTTTTTGTGGTTTTTGTGTATTATCGAAATTTCCAGGCGGTAATTTTTGTGCACGCTATTTTTTTGTTCCTGTTGATCTTGGCGCGTGAAATGATCAAGGATTTGGAAAATATGGCCGGCGATATGGCACAGAATTATAGGACCATACCTATTTTGTATGGTCCCAAAACGTCCAAAACGATGATTTCCCTTTTCATTGTACTCACTTTGATTCCTGCGCTCTTACTTATTAAAACCTTCGATGTTGGATATATGTACCTCTACTTTGCGGCATGTATTGTGCTCTTGGTGCTGTTCTTGGTATTATTGTGGAGGGCAGATGCCAAAAAACACTATGTATGGCTGCACAACATTATAAAGTTTATTATCGTGGCAGGAGTTTTTAGTATTCTTCTGATCGATGTGGAGGTGGTGCTGAACCGAATATTGTAA
- a CDS encoding class I SAM-dependent methyltransferase — translation MMGLTKFSLKEKHREYRKWRKEKLFKGDVVHCTICNSNYREFGIFGNTKRNNAQCHNCGSLERHRLVWKYIQDKELINEPMRLLHFAPEKVFYNLFSDVPEIEYFPCDLFPHVYNYKGKTKIMEVDITKIPFDDSSFDFILCNHVLEHIPNDQLAMSELFRVMRPGGFGIFQVPIDYNREATYEDFSITTEKGRLKAFGRRDHVRWYGKDYKDRLANVGFEVKEDDFVNTFSKEEQFKYGFDTSEKIYHCRKPYNRK, via the coding sequence ATGATGGGATTGACCAAATTCTCTTTAAAAGAAAAGCATAGGGAGTACCGAAAATGGAGAAAGGAAAAGTTATTTAAAGGGGATGTAGTCCATTGTACTATCTGTAATTCCAACTATCGGGAATTTGGAATCTTTGGCAATACAAAAAGAAATAATGCACAATGCCACAATTGTGGTTCATTGGAAAGGCACAGGTTGGTCTGGAAATATATTCAAGATAAAGAACTGATCAACGAACCTATGCGATTGCTCCACTTTGCCCCAGAAAAAGTATTCTACAATCTATTTTCGGATGTTCCGGAGATTGAATATTTCCCATGCGACCTATTTCCACACGTATACAATTACAAAGGAAAAACCAAAATTATGGAAGTCGATATCACTAAAATCCCTTTTGATGACAGTTCTTTTGATTTTATTCTGTGCAACCACGTTCTAGAACATATTCCCAATGATCAACTTGCCATGTCGGAGCTGTTCAGAGTTATGAGGCCTGGTGGTTTTGGCATATTCCAGGTACCTATTGATTACAACAGGGAAGCAACCTACGAAGATTTTTCCATAACCACGGAAAAAGGGCGGTTGAAGGCGTTTGGTAGGCGAGACCATGTAAGATGGTATGGTAAGGACTATAAGGACAGGTTGGCAAACGTAGGCTTTGAGGTAAAGGAGGATGACTTTGTAAATACATTCTCAAAGGAAGAGCAATTTAAATACGGATTTGATACCTCAGAGAAGATTTATCATTGTAGAAAACCCTACAATCGTAAGTAG
- a CDS encoding acetylornithine carbamoyltransferase: MKHYLTVSDIESLPDWVDEAIALKKDPYQFEGLGKRKTICLLFFNNSLRTRLSTQKAAMQLGLDVMIMNFGNEGWALEYGDGTIMDQGTSEHIKEAAQVVSEYADIVAIRAFAGLVDKEKDESEEVITGFANYATIPVVNMESSVGHPLQALADAITLKENEIKKRPKVVLSWAPHPKALPHAVANSFVEMMRMQDADFVITHPKGYELNPRLTQGCQIEYDQNKALEGADFVYVKNWSSYSDYGKVLSKDTDWTITEKKLGHAKFMHCLPVRRNMIVEDAVLDGKQSLVVQQAKNRVFSAQIVLKKLLENI; encoded by the coding sequence ATGAAGCATTATTTAACCGTTAGCGATATAGAATCACTACCCGATTGGGTTGATGAAGCTATCGCCCTAAAAAAAGACCCCTATCAGTTTGAGGGTCTGGGCAAACGAAAAACCATTTGCCTGCTATTTTTCAACAATAGCCTTAGAACCCGTTTAAGTACACAAAAAGCGGCCATGCAATTAGGTTTGGATGTAATGATCATGAACTTTGGCAACGAAGGCTGGGCGTTGGAATATGGTGACGGCACCATTATGGATCAAGGAACATCGGAGCATATTAAAGAGGCCGCCCAAGTGGTATCCGAATATGCCGATATTGTGGCCATTAGGGCATTCGCAGGATTGGTGGACAAAGAAAAGGACGAATCCGAAGAAGTAATCACCGGTTTTGCCAATTATGCCACAATTCCTGTAGTTAATATGGAAAGTTCGGTGGGGCACCCACTTCAAGCTTTGGCGGACGCCATCACCTTAAAGGAAAATGAAATCAAGAAAAGACCCAAAGTAGTGCTTTCTTGGGCGCCTCACCCCAAAGCCTTGCCGCATGCGGTTGCGAACTCTTTTGTAGAAATGATGCGGATGCAGGACGCCGATTTTGTGATCACCCATCCGAAGGGATATGAATTAAATCCAAGGTTGACCCAAGGTTGCCAAATTGAATACGACCAAAACAAGGCATTGGAAGGAGCCGATTTTGTATATGTGAAAAACTGGAGCAGCTACTCCGATTATGGAAAAGTACTGAGCAAGGACACCGATTGGACCATTACAGAAAAGAAATTGGGGCATGCCAAATTTATGCACTGCCTGCCAGTAAGGAGAAATATGATCGTGGAAGATGCCGTACTGGACGGGAAACAATCTTTGGTGGTCCAGCAAGCTAAAAATAGGGTGTTTTCCGCTCAAATTGTATTAAAAAAATTACTGGAAAATATATGA
- the argH gene encoding argininosuccinate lyase has translation MKLWDKGFSTDKKIDHFTVGDDRELDLVLAKYDVIASKAHAKMLGKVGLISQNEAKDLVTALNSIAKDIEKGKFTIEKDFEDMHSKIEFVLTEKLGDTGKKIHSARSRNDQVLVAMQLYLKDELAEIKNQVKSLFDLLLKLADKHKNVLLPGYTHLQIAMPSSFGLWFSAYAESLIDDLYFVQAAYKAADQNPLGSAAGYGSSFPIDRSFTTAEMGFDTLKYNVVAAQMGRGKVEKATTFGISSVAATLSKMAMDICLYMSQNFDFISFPNELTTGSSIMPHKKNPDVFELIRAKCNKIQAVPNQLILITNNLPSGYHRDLQLVKEVVVPALQDIHACLEMMTFSLKEIKVNPSILDDPKYDYLFSVDTLNELVKSGMPFRDAYKTMGTAIENGNFKPKRDIEHTHEGSLGNLCLEEIQEKMEKLF, from the coding sequence ATGAAACTCTGGGACAAAGGATTCAGTACCGATAAAAAAATAGACCATTTTACCGTAGGAGATGATCGTGAACTAGATCTGGTATTGGCAAAGTATGATGTTATCGCTTCAAAAGCACATGCTAAAATGCTGGGAAAGGTAGGTCTTATATCTCAAAACGAGGCCAAAGACCTTGTAACAGCATTGAACTCCATCGCAAAGGATATTGAAAAAGGAAAGTTCACAATCGAGAAGGATTTTGAGGATATGCACTCAAAAATAGAGTTTGTACTTACCGAAAAATTGGGCGACACCGGCAAAAAAATCCATTCTGCACGTTCCAGAAACGATCAGGTTTTAGTGGCTATGCAATTATATCTTAAAGATGAACTGGCCGAGATTAAAAATCAGGTAAAGTCACTTTTTGATCTATTGCTAAAACTCGCCGACAAACATAAAAATGTATTGCTGCCCGGATATACCCATTTACAAATTGCGATGCCCTCCTCGTTCGGGCTTTGGTTTTCTGCCTATGCCGAGAGTTTAATAGATGATTTATACTTTGTGCAAGCAGCCTACAAGGCAGCGGACCAAAATCCATTGGGAAGTGCCGCTGGTTACGGTAGCTCGTTCCCCATCGATAGAAGTTTCACCACGGCCGAAATGGGCTTCGACACTCTAAAATACAATGTGGTAGCTGCACAGATGGGCCGTGGCAAAGTGGAAAAAGCCACTACATTCGGAATTTCGAGTGTTGCTGCCACCCTTTCCAAAATGGCGATGGACATTTGCCTGTACATGAGCCAAAATTTCGATTTTATCTCATTTCCGAACGAGCTCACTACGGGAAGTAGCATTATGCCCCACAAGAAAAACCCAGATGTTTTTGAATTGATCAGGGCTAAATGCAATAAAATTCAAGCTGTGCCCAACCAGTTGATACTGATCACGAACAATCTGCCCAGTGGTTATCATAGGGACCTTCAATTGGTAAAAGAAGTAGTTGTCCCGGCATTACAGGACATACATGCCTGTTTGGAAATGATGACCTTTAGTCTTAAAGAAATCAAGGTCAACCCATCTATTTTGGACGACCCCAAATACGATTATCTCTTTAGTGTGGATACTTTGAACGAACTGGTTAAAAGTGGAATGCCTTTCCGTGATGCCTATAAAACTATGGGCACAGCCATAGAAAACGGTAATTTTAAGCCTAAACGAGACATTGAACACACCCATGAGGGTAGTTTGGGCAATTTGTGTTTAGAGGAGATACAAGAAAAAATGGAGAAGCTTTTTTAA
- a CDS encoding DUF5694 domain-containing protein → MNKLLIGLATLILVGCNTKIKNEKENSKNKQNSETEINGKIRVLNFGTAHLSQTSDANSSQIDLNDPNEKADLKKLVKKIVEFKPTIICLELEPKNNDYIASTYSEYVKDQTKRLNYSDELNSIGLEVARLSGTNRIYGIDSQTGFNYPSLVEIANKKVADSLYISQVMNNYKRVNALKFREQFRTINTREYKMETFDLYNFLATQHTTGNQEGVDEITKFYQRNLKMFSNFNDIEMTENDRVFILLGATHTAYFDIFLENSPKFQLENPNEYTDY, encoded by the coding sequence ATGAACAAACTACTAATTGGATTGGCAACTTTAATCTTAGTTGGTTGCAATACCAAAATCAAAAATGAGAAAGAAAACAGTAAAAACAAACAAAACTCTGAAACCGAAATAAACGGAAAAATTAGAGTCCTTAATTTTGGAACTGCTCATTTAAGCCAAACATCAGACGCAAATTCTTCTCAAATTGACTTGAATGACCCAAATGAAAAAGCTGATCTAAAAAAACTCGTTAAAAAAATCGTTGAATTTAAACCGACCATTATTTGTCTTGAGCTAGAACCTAAGAATAATGACTATATAGCTTCGACCTATTCAGAGTATGTTAAAGACCAGACTAAAAGACTAAATTATTCGGACGAATTAAATTCGATCGGACTTGAAGTGGCGCGGTTGAGTGGTACAAATCGAATTTACGGGATAGACAGCCAAACAGGTTTTAATTACCCAAGTTTAGTGGAGATTGCTAATAAAAAAGTCGCCGACAGTCTTTACATTTCACAAGTCATGAATAACTATAAGAGAGTTAATGCTTTAAAATTTAGAGAACAATTTAGGACGATTAACACGAGAGAATATAAAATGGAAACATTTGACCTATACAATTTTCTGGCGACACAACATACCACAGGAAATCAGGAAGGAGTTGATGAAATCACTAAATTCTACCAACGGAATCTAAAAATGTTCAGCAATTTTAATGATATAGAAATGACCGAAAATGACAGAGTCTTTATCCTTTTAGGAGCAACACACACTGCCTATTTTGACATTTTTCTGGAAAATAGCCCAAAATTTCAATTAGAAAATCCTAATGAATATACTGATTATTAA
- a CDS encoding pseudouridine synthase, giving the protein MAKSDNRGRRPSKNYKGGDPKKPFGKGNAPRPKQGTPKKKSNPDEIRLNRYIANAGICSRREADTYIAAGNVTVNGKPVTEMGFKVKRSDDVRFDGKRLNLEKKEYVLLNKPKNFITTTSDEKGRRTVMELVSSASNNRLLPVGRLDRNTTGLLLFTNDGDLTKKLTHPKHNVRKIYHVHLDNNLSLADFHKIGEGLELEDGPITVDSISYIQGAPKREIGVEIHSGRNRIVRRIFEHLGYTVTKLDRVIFAGLTKKDLPRGHWRYLTEQEVINLKNIR; this is encoded by the coding sequence ATGGCGAAATCAGACAATAGAGGAAGAAGACCTTCTAAAAACTACAAGGGCGGGGACCCTAAAAAACCATTTGGCAAGGGTAATGCACCAAGGCCAAAACAGGGGACTCCCAAGAAAAAATCCAACCCGGACGAAATACGGCTGAACCGCTATATTGCCAATGCCGGTATTTGTTCCCGAAGGGAAGCCGACACCTATATAGCTGCGGGCAATGTGACAGTGAACGGGAAACCGGTAACCGAAATGGGATTCAAGGTAAAACGTTCGGATGATGTACGTTTTGATGGTAAACGTCTCAATTTGGAAAAGAAAGAGTATGTTCTGTTGAACAAACCCAAGAACTTTATTACCACAACGAGTGATGAAAAGGGGCGCCGAACGGTTATGGAGCTGGTTTCCAGCGCGTCGAACAATCGTTTGTTGCCCGTAGGTCGATTGGATAGAAACACAACTGGATTGTTGCTATTTACCAACGATGGTGATCTTACCAAAAAACTCACCCACCCTAAGCACAATGTGCGTAAAATTTACCATGTGCATTTGGATAACAATCTATCCTTGGCAGATTTCCATAAAATTGGCGAAGGGTTGGAATTGGAAGACGGACCTATTACCGTGGATAGCATTAGTTATATACAAGGTGCGCCAAAGCGGGAAATAGGAGTGGAGATCCATAGCGGGCGTAACCGGATCGTTCGCCGAATTTTTGAACATTTGGGCTATACAGTAACCAAACTGGACCGTGTAATTTTCGCTGGATTGACCAAAAAGGATTTGCCCCGTGGCCATTGGCGGTACTTAACCGAGCAAGAGGTGATCAATTTGAAGAATATTAGGTAA
- a CDS encoding M20 family metallo-hydrolase, protein MRPTQTLLTEKAIELLKKLIGTPSFSGEEDKTADAIAEFLQGFGVKTQRQHNNIYAFNKYFDESKPTLLLNSHHDTVKPNSAYTKDPFNAHIEDGKLYGLGSNDAGGCLVSLLATFVHFYEDENLSHNIIMAATGEEEDAGEKSIRALLPILPKIDVAIVGEPTLMDLAIAEKGLVVFDAVVEGTPSHAAHPNDNNAIYNTIEVLQWLKNYSFDKVSDALGKVKLTVTQVSAGNQHNVVPGHVDLVIDVRVNDRYTNQEIANILQKEAPCKMIPRSLRLNSSRIDPEHDLVKSGLALGRKTYGSPTLSDQAALTCQSVKLGPGDSTRSHSADEFIFVDEIKEGIDIYIKTLIGFLQ, encoded by the coding sequence ATGAGACCAACACAAACTTTATTGACCGAAAAAGCCATTGAACTCCTCAAAAAACTGATCGGGACCCCTTCGTTTTCCGGAGAAGAGGATAAAACCGCTGATGCCATTGCAGAATTTCTGCAAGGTTTTGGGGTAAAAACCCAAAGACAGCACAATAATATATATGCCTTCAATAAATATTTTGATGAAAGCAAGCCCACTTTGTTGCTCAACTCCCACCACGATACCGTTAAACCCAACAGTGCATACACCAAAGACCCCTTTAATGCCCATATTGAAGATGGCAAATTGTACGGACTGGGCAGTAACGATGCAGGTGGGTGTCTAGTCTCCCTTTTGGCCACATTCGTCCATTTTTATGAAGATGAGAATCTGAGCCATAATATTATTATGGCTGCAACCGGAGAGGAAGAGGATGCCGGTGAAAAGAGTATTCGCGCACTCCTTCCCATTCTCCCTAAAATCGATGTTGCCATTGTGGGCGAACCCACTTTGATGGACTTGGCCATTGCCGAAAAAGGACTAGTGGTATTCGATGCGGTAGTCGAAGGCACTCCTTCGCATGCCGCGCACCCCAACGACAATAATGCAATTTACAATACCATAGAAGTATTGCAATGGCTAAAAAACTACTCGTTCGACAAGGTTTCCGATGCCCTTGGAAAAGTTAAGCTCACAGTGACCCAAGTAAGTGCAGGAAACCAGCACAATGTAGTGCCCGGCCATGTGGATTTGGTGATAGATGTACGCGTGAACGATCGTTACACCAATCAAGAAATTGCCAATATACTACAAAAGGAAGCTCCTTGTAAAATGATTCCTAGATCGCTTCGATTAAACTCTTCTCGTATTGACCCTGAACATGATTTGGTAAAAAGTGGCCTGGCTCTTGGAAGAAAAACCTATGGTTCACCTACGTTGTCCGATCAGGCCGCTTTAACGTGCCAATCGGTAAAGCTGGGTCCGGGCGACAGTACAAGATCGCACTCTGCCGACGAATTTATATTTGTGGACGAAATAAAAGAAGGTATAGATATTTACATCAAAACACTAATAGGATTTTTGCAATAA
- a CDS encoding DUF5916 domain-containing protein: protein MAVIRANDYFYGTKRTMINRTNLIPVPMALAMLFCVFSQAQKKNADFKIHLFKTDETFTIDGIGNEATWQKAEPAKDFFMVLPMDDRKATQPSEIRMAYDDKQLYLLASFYKTPGNSYVVESLRRDFSFNGNDNFLWFMDPFNNQTTGFSFGTNAYGAQWDGTMSNGGSIDLNWDSKWVSEVQSYEDKWVVEMAIPFKSIRYEKGVKEWGVNFSRLDLSTNEKSSWVPIPRQFPTSSLAYSGTMVWDNPPPKQGLNYSLIPYVLGTVGNSSIDGISYENEFKVGGDVKLGITSSLNLDLTINPDFSQVEADRQVANLTRFELFFPERRQFFLENADLFANFGYSEIRPFFSRRIGLGVPIIAGARVSGNLNRNLRLGLMDMQTDNVDETGLPGQNFAVLSLQQKVFSRSNIGLMFVNKESLDYTNLADSLKTRYTKFNRNLGLEYNLASADNKYNGKIFMLKSFGPDSSYDGFAQGAHLEYSSRKWNWRVQQEYISENFTSEVGFVPRNNYIKTEGSLGYQFLPASETVVSHGPKFTGFYYFDPNMTSTDYVSIVGYGVDFMDRSSFSFDVFNEYVRLLAPFDPTNTGKEQLAAGTRHHWNGVYITYNSKPKSLFTYNLTTRLGRYFSSGYRTNFNADVGYRFQPYVSLRANLSYNNLDLPDPWYTTDFLLVGTEADITFTNKLFWNTLFQYNEQSNNFGINSRLQWRYAPASDLFLVFNNNEQLSPLEGNLWSLTLKFTYWFNR, encoded by the coding sequence TTGGCAGTAATCAGAGCAAATGATTACTTTTATGGCACTAAACGAACAATGATCAACCGAACCAACCTCATCCCCGTGCCCATGGCATTGGCCATGCTTTTTTGTGTGTTCTCCCAAGCCCAAAAGAAGAATGCAGATTTTAAAATACATCTGTTCAAAACGGATGAAACCTTTACCATTGATGGTATCGGCAACGAAGCCACATGGCAAAAAGCTGAACCGGCAAAGGATTTTTTCATGGTATTGCCCATGGACGATCGCAAAGCCACACAACCATCGGAAATACGGATGGCCTACGACGACAAGCAGCTTTATCTCTTGGCCTCCTTTTATAAAACTCCCGGAAACTCTTATGTCGTGGAATCGCTACGTAGAGATTTCTCCTTTAACGGCAACGATAACTTTTTGTGGTTTATGGACCCCTTTAACAACCAGACCACTGGGTTCAGTTTTGGTACCAATGCCTATGGCGCACAATGGGATGGCACCATGTCCAACGGTGGGAGCATAGACTTGAATTGGGACAGTAAATGGGTTTCGGAAGTCCAGAGTTACGAAGATAAATGGGTTGTGGAAATGGCCATCCCGTTTAAATCCATCCGGTATGAAAAAGGTGTAAAGGAATGGGGCGTAAATTTTTCGAGATTGGACCTGAGCACCAATGAAAAATCCAGTTGGGTGCCCATTCCCCGCCAATTCCCGACATCATCATTGGCATACAGCGGTACCATGGTATGGGACAATCCCCCGCCTAAACAAGGCCTAAATTATTCATTGATCCCCTATGTTTTGGGAACAGTAGGCAATTCCAGTATAGATGGCATTTCCTATGAAAATGAATTTAAAGTGGGTGGCGATGTAAAATTGGGAATCACCTCATCTTTAAATTTAGATTTGACCATAAATCCCGACTTTTCACAGGTCGAAGCAGATAGACAAGTGGCCAATTTGACCCGTTTTGAACTCTTTTTCCCGGAAAGGCGTCAATTTTTCCTTGAAAATGCAGACCTGTTTGCCAATTTCGGTTATAGCGAAATACGCCCTTTCTTTTCTCGTAGAATTGGTTTGGGCGTACCCATAATTGCCGGAGCAAGGGTTAGCGGTAATCTAAACCGAAACCTAAGGTTGGGACTTATGGACATGCAAACCGACAATGTGGACGAAACAGGGCTTCCCGGTCAAAACTTTGCCGTGCTTTCATTACAGCAAAAGGTGTTCTCGCGCTCGAATATTGGGTTGATGTTCGTAAACAAGGAATCTTTGGACTATACCAATTTGGCCGATAGTCTAAAAACTAGATACACCAAGTTCAACCGTAATCTGGGATTGGAGTATAATTTGGCCTCGGCCGATAATAAGTACAATGGAAAGATATTCATGTTAAAATCCTTTGGTCCCGATTCTTCCTACGATGGTTTTGCACAGGGAGCTCACTTGGAATATAGTAGCCGAAAATGGAACTGGCGAGTGCAACAGGAATATATTTCCGAAAACTTTACTTCCGAAGTGGGTTTTGTTCCACGAAACAATTACATAAAAACAGAAGGTTCTTTGGGGTATCAATTCTTGCCGGCCAGTGAAACGGTGGTAAGCCATGGTCCAAAATTCACCGGTTTTTATTATTTTGATCCTAACATGACGTCCACCGATTATGTTTCCATTGTTGGGTATGGGGTGGATTTTATGGATCGTAGTTCTTTTAGTTTTGATGTGTTTAACGAATATGTTAGGCTTTTGGCCCCTTTTGACCCAACAAATACAGGCAAAGAACAACTGGCCGCTGGCACGCGACACCATTGGAACGGAGTTTACATCACGTACAATTCCAAACCCAAAAGTTTATTTACTTATAATTTGACCACAAGGCTGGGTCGTTATTTTTCCAGTGGATATCGAACCAATTTCAATGCAGACGTAGGGTATCGTTTTCAGCCATATGTGAGTTTACGAGCCAATTTGAGCTACAACAACCTGGATTTGCCCGACCCTTGGTACACTACAGATTTTTTGCTCGTGGGCACAGAGGCGGACATAACCTTCACCAATAAATTATTTTGGAATACGCTTTTCCAGTACAACGAACAGAGCAATAACTTTGGCATCAACTCCCGTTTGCAATGGCGGTATGCTCCAGCCTCCGATTTGTTTTTGGTATTTAACAACAACGAACAATTATCCCCGCTCGAAGGAAATCTATGGTCGTTGACTCTTAAGTTCACATATTGGTTTAACCGATAA
- a CDS encoding dihydrofolate reductase family protein has protein sequence MRKIVYYVASSIDGYIAGENDDISKFMMHGEGVEKYKSDLANFKTVIMGRKTYEFGYQYGLEPGQPAYPNMKHHIFSNTLTIENISDMVTVEKPSVERVNEIRQNAKSDIYLCGGGQFAGWLLDNGLIDELKIKLNPIVLGGGTKIFGTSKSSVNWDLTEKQSFPDGLQILTFTKKD, from the coding sequence ATGAGAAAAATAGTCTATTATGTTGCCTCATCCATAGATGGATACATTGCGGGTGAGAATGATGATATCAGCAAGTTTATGATGCATGGAGAAGGAGTTGAGAAATACAAATCCGATCTAGCTAATTTCAAAACCGTCATTATGGGGCGTAAAACCTACGAATTTGGTTACCAATATGGTCTTGAACCCGGTCAGCCCGCTTACCCGAATATGAAACACCATATCTTTTCCAACACCTTAACTATTGAAAATATATCCGATATGGTAACCGTAGAAAAACCGAGTGTTGAACGTGTAAACGAAATTCGACAAAATGCAAAATCCGACATCTATCTTTGTGGTGGCGGACAATTTGCTGGCTGGTTATTGGACAATGGATTAATTGATGAACTAAAAATTAAACTAAATCCTATTGTTCTAGGAGGAGGTACTAAAATTTTTGGCACCTCCAAGTCAAGTGTCAATTGGGATCTTACGGAAAAGCAATCGTTTCCGGATGGGCTACAGATATTGACCTTCACTAAAAAAGATTGA
- the argB gene encoding acetylglutamate kinase gives MKQKLSIVKIGGNLIEDVEGCKRVLDLFSKLDGNKILVHGGGKKATELANQLGVESKMVNGRRITNAEALEIALMVYGGLFSKKIVAKLQALGTDAIGMSGADADAIRAHKRPKKNVDFGFVGDVDLVNTYGIFKLLQAGFTPIFCALTHDGKGQMLNTNADTIAAELAIAMSEQFETTLYYCFEKKGVLQDIEDDNSVIHHINSKDYDELLAYGIIADGMLPKMHNCFYALRNQVGKVCIGNTEMLEANNTDYTTLTL, from the coding sequence ATGAAACAAAAATTATCCATTGTAAAAATAGGAGGTAATCTTATTGAAGATGTCGAAGGGTGCAAACGTGTACTAGATCTGTTCTCCAAATTAGATGGAAACAAAATTTTGGTCCATGGCGGAGGCAAAAAAGCGACCGAATTGGCCAATCAATTGGGAGTAGAATCCAAAATGGTGAACGGTAGACGAATTACGAACGCGGAAGCTCTCGAAATTGCCCTAATGGTGTACGGAGGATTGTTCAGCAAAAAAATCGTGGCAAAATTACAGGCCTTGGGTACCGATGCCATTGGAATGAGCGGAGCCGATGCCGATGCCATTAGAGCTCACAAAAGACCTAAAAAAAATGTGGATTTCGGTTTTGTGGGCGATGTGGACCTTGTGAACACATATGGCATTTTTAAATTGCTTCAAGCTGGTTTTACACCTATTTTTTGTGCCCTTACGCACGACGGTAAAGGGCAAATGCTGAATACCAATGCGGACACCATAGCTGCCGAATTGGCCATAGCCATGTCCGAGCAATTCGAGACCACATTATATTACTGTTTTGAAAAAAAGGGGGTACTGCAAGATATAGAAGACGACAACTCCGTAATCCATCATATCAATTCCAAAGATTACGATGAACTTCTGGCCTATGGCATTATTGCCGATGGAATGCTTCCCAAAATGCATAATTGCTTTTACGCACTTCGAAATCAAGTAGGTAAGGTTTGCATCGGAAACACCGAAATGCTCGAAGCCAACAATACCGACTATACCACTTTGACCCTATGA